One Yoonia sp. BS5-3 genomic window carries:
- a CDS encoding pyruvate carboxylase yields MAEFQKILIANRGEIAIRIMRAANEMGKKTVAVFAEEDKLGLHRFKADEAYRIGEGMGPVAAYLSIEEIIRVAKMSGADAIHPGYGLLSENPEFVDACAANGITFIGPKAQTMRELGDKASARQVAIAAGVPVIPATDVLGEDMALIKKQAAEVGYPLMLKASWGGGGRGMRPIMSEDELEEKVLEGRREAEAAFGNGEGYLEKMIIRARHVEVQILGDTHGAMYHLWERDCSVQRRNQKVVERAPAPYLSGTQREQLCNLGKKICQHVNYECAGTVEFLMDMDSGEFYFIEVNPRVQVEHTVTEEVTGIDIVRAQILIAEGKSLVEATGCASQYDVKLDGHALQCRVTTEDPQNNFIPDYGRIQTYRSATGPGIRLDGGTAYSGAVITRYYDSLLTKVTAKAPTPEMAIARMDRALREFRIRGVSTNIAFVENLLKHETFLSNEYHTKFIDETPGLFDFQKRRDRATKILTYIADITVNGHPETAGRVRPGADVKPPKPPVKPTTDVTPGTRNILDEFGPEAVADWMRDQKQLLITDTTMRDGHQSLLATRMRSIDMIKAAPAYATKMNQLFSVECWGGATFDVAYRFLQECPWQRLRDIRAVMPNIMTQMLLRASNGVGYTNYPDNVVQSFVAQAAKSGVDVFRVFDSLNWVENMRIAMDAVIESGKVCEGTICYTGDMMDPDRSKYDLKYYVGMAKELEAAGAHVLGLKDMAGLMKPAAATALIKALKEETKLPIHFHTHDTSGAAIATILAATDAGVDCVDAAMDALSGNTSQPTLGSIVESLRGNARDTGLDIGAIREISNYFEQVRAHYAAFESGLQAPASEVYLHEMPGGQFTNLKAQARSLGLEERWHEVAQTYADVNQMFGDIVKVTPSSKVVGDMALMMVSQNLSRADVEDPATDVVFPDSVIEMMKGSLGQPPGGWPKKIQKKILKGDKPFTERPGKSLKPVDLEAARADLSAQLGGLDVDDEDLNGYLMYPKVFLDYMGRHKTYGPVRTLPTQTFFYGMQPGDEIVAEIDPGKTLEIRLQAVGEMNEDGEVKVFFELNGQPRTIRVMNRLAAAEKISRPKAEDGNPNHIGAPMPGVVATIAAQAGTPVKEGDLLLTIEAMKMETGIHAERDAVVKAVHVQAGGQIDAKDLLVELE; encoded by the coding sequence ATGGCTGAGTTTCAAAAGATCCTGATTGCCAACCGGGGCGAGATTGCCATCCGTATCATGCGGGCCGCCAATGAAATGGGCAAAAAGACCGTTGCTGTCTTTGCCGAAGAAGACAAATTGGGTCTGCACCGCTTCAAAGCTGATGAGGCCTATCGGATCGGCGAAGGCATGGGCCCGGTCGCCGCCTATCTCAGCATCGAAGAGATCATTCGCGTCGCCAAAATGTCGGGCGCTGATGCGATCCACCCGGGCTATGGTCTTTTGTCCGAAAACCCCGAATTCGTCGATGCCTGCGCCGCCAATGGCATCACCTTCATCGGCCCTAAGGCCCAGACCATGCGCGAACTAGGCGACAAGGCCAGCGCCCGTCAAGTGGCCATCGCTGCAGGTGTCCCGGTCATTCCCGCCACGGATGTGTTGGGCGAAGATATGGCCCTGATCAAGAAACAAGCGGCGGAGGTGGGGTATCCACTGATGCTGAAAGCCTCGTGGGGTGGTGGTGGTCGCGGGATGCGGCCCATCATGTCTGAGGACGAGCTGGAAGAGAAAGTGCTGGAAGGCCGCCGCGAAGCAGAGGCGGCTTTTGGCAATGGCGAAGGTTATCTTGAAAAGATGATCATCCGCGCCCGTCACGTTGAAGTGCAGATCCTCGGCGATACCCATGGTGCGATGTATCATCTGTGGGAGCGTGATTGTTCGGTCCAGCGCCGCAACCAGAAAGTGGTTGAGCGCGCCCCTGCCCCGTACCTGTCCGGCACCCAGCGCGAGCAGCTGTGTAATCTGGGTAAGAAAATTTGCCAGCATGTGAATTATGAATGTGCTGGCACCGTTGAATTCCTGATGGATATGGACAGCGGCGAGTTCTACTTCATCGAGGTGAACCCCCGCGTGCAGGTGGAACACACTGTCACCGAAGAAGTCACCGGCATTGATATTGTCCGCGCCCAAATCCTGATCGCCGAAGGCAAATCCCTGGTCGAGGCGACAGGCTGCGCCAGCCAATATGATGTCAAACTCGACGGCCACGCCCTGCAATGCCGGGTCACGACCGAGGACCCGCAGAACAACTTTATCCCCGATTATGGCCGTATCCAGACGTATCGCTCGGCCACCGGTCCGGGTATTCGCCTTGATGGCGGCACCGCCTATTCCGGCGCGGTCATCACCCGCTATTACGACAGCCTGCTGACCAAGGTCACGGCAAAGGCCCCGACCCCGGAAATGGCCATTGCCCGCATGGACCGCGCCCTGCGCGAATTCCGTATCCGGGGCGTGTCCACCAACATCGCCTTTGTGGAAAACCTGCTGAAGCATGAAACCTTCCTCAGCAACGAATACCACACCAAGTTCATTGACGAGACGCCCGGGCTGTTTGATTTCCAAAAGCGGCGCGACCGGGCGACCAAGATCCTGACTTATATCGCCGATATCACGGTCAACGGGCATCCCGAAACCGCAGGGCGCGTGCGCCCCGGCGCTGATGTCAAACCGCCGAAACCACCGGTAAAGCCAACCACGGACGTCACCCCCGGCACCCGCAATATCCTGGATGAATTCGGCCCCGAAGCCGTGGCCGATTGGATGCGGGATCAAAAGCAGCTGCTGATCACCGATACGACAATGCGGGACGGGCACCAATCGTTGCTCGCCACCCGCATGCGCTCAATCGATATGATCAAAGCGGCCCCCGCCTATGCGACCAAGATGAACCAGCTGTTCAGTGTCGAATGCTGGGGTGGCGCGACCTTTGATGTGGCCTACCGGTTCTTGCAGGAATGCCCATGGCAGCGTCTGCGCGATATTCGGGCCGTGATGCCGAACATCATGACACAGATGCTGCTGCGCGCATCAAACGGGGTGGGCTATACGAACTACCCGGACAATGTGGTGCAAAGCTTTGTCGCCCAAGCGGCCAAATCCGGCGTTGATGTCTTCCGCGTGTTTGACAGCCTCAACTGGGTGGAAAACATGCGCATCGCGATGGATGCCGTCATCGAATCCGGCAAGGTCTGCGAGGGCACGATTTGCTACACCGGCGATATGATGGACCCGGATCGGTCCAAATATGACCTGAAATACTATGTCGGCATGGCCAAAGAGCTGGAGGCCGCAGGCGCCCATGTTCTGGGCCTGAAAGATATGGCAGGTCTGATGAAACCGGCGGCGGCCACAGCGCTGATCAAGGCCTTGAAAGAAGAGACAAAGCTGCCGATCCATTTCCACACGCATGACACCTCTGGCGCGGCCATCGCGACAATCCTTGCAGCCACCGATGCGGGCGTGGATTGTGTGGATGCGGCCATGGACGCCCTGTCTGGGAACACCTCACAGCCGACCCTTGGGTCGATCGTGGAATCGCTGCGCGGCAACGCGCGGGACACCGGGCTCGACATTGGCGCGATCCGTGAGATCAGCAATTACTTCGAACAGGTGCGCGCCCATTACGCGGCGTTTGAGTCCGGGCTGCAGGCCCCCGCCTCTGAGGTTTACCTGCATGAGATGCCCGGCGGGCAGTTCACCAACCTCAAGGCGCAGGCACGTAGCCTCGGGCTAGAAGAGCGCTGGCACGAGGTCGCCCAGACCTATGCGGATGTGAACCAGATGTTCGGCGATATCGTGAAGGTGACCCCATCGTCCAAAGTGGTCGGCGATATGGCCCTGATGATGGTCAGCCAGAACCTGAGCCGCGCCGATGTGGAAGACCCCGCAACGGATGTCGTCTTCCCCGACAGTGTCATCGAGATGATGAAAGGCAGCCTGGGGCAGCCCCCCGGCGGCTGGCCAAAGAAGATCCAGAAAAAGATCCTCAAAGGCGACAAGCCTTTCACCGAACGGCCCGGCAAATCGCTGAAGCCCGTCGATCTTGAGGCCGCCCGCGCCGACCTTTCGGCGCAGCTAGGCGGGCTGGACGTGGATGACGAAGATCTGAACGGCTACCTGATGTATCCCAAGGTCTTCCTCGATTATATGGGCCGCCATAAAACCTATGGCCCCGTCCGCACCCTGCCGACACAGACTTTCTTCTACGGGATGCAGCCAGGCGACGAAATCGTGGCCGAGATCGACCCGGGTAAGACCCTGGAAATCCGTCTGCAAGCCGTGGGCGAGATGAATGAGGACGGCGAGGTCAAAGTCTTCTTCGAGCTCAACGGACAACCCCGGACGATCCGTGTAATGAACCGTCTGGCCGCAGCCGAGAAAATCTCGCGCCCCAAGGCCGAAGACGGCAACCCAAACCATATCGGTGCACCGATGCCCGGTGTTGTGGCCACTATCGCGGCCCAGGCTGGCACGCCGGTCAAAGAAGGTGACCTGCTGCTGACCATCGAAGCGATGAAGATGGAAACCGGCATCCACGCCGAACGTGACGCCGTGGTCAAAGCCGTGCATGTGCAGGCGGGCGGGCAGATCGATGCCAAGGACCTGCTGGTCGAGCTGGAATGA
- a CDS encoding alpha-hydroxy acid oxidase yields MDLHARYPALSDLKTRARRRIPHFVWEYLDSATGVEATQTRNRAALDQVLLSPSILHGEFEPDLRTTLLGRAYPLPIGIAPVGMSGLIWPGAEQILARLAAQEGIPYTLSTVATQTPEDIGAHVGTQGWFQLYPPRDPKIRDDILKRAKQSGFHTLVLTVDVPVASRRERQTRSGLTNPPRLTPRLALQAARCPTWLNGIRKTGMPRMKLMDSYSNDRSALPSNQHVGYLLRTSPDWDYFKALRDVWEGPLVVKGVTRAEDAARLADEGADAIWVSNHAGRQFDGAPATIEVLPAIRAATRLPIIFDSGIEGGLDVIRALALGADFVMLGRAFHYGLGAFDSAGAAHVIDILRQDMTANMGQLGAQSLRELTPALLKT; encoded by the coding sequence ATGGACCTGCATGCCCGCTACCCCGCCCTGTCTGATCTGAAAACCCGCGCCCGCCGCCGGATACCTCATTTCGTGTGGGAATATCTGGACAGCGCCACCGGGGTTGAGGCCACGCAGACCCGCAACCGCGCGGCGCTGGATCAGGTGCTTTTGTCCCCTTCCATCCTGCATGGCGAGTTTGAGCCTGACCTGCGCACCACCCTGCTGGGCCGCGCCTATCCCTTACCGATTGGCATTGCGCCGGTGGGCATGTCCGGCTTGATCTGGCCCGGGGCCGAACAAATACTGGCCCGCTTGGCCGCGCAGGAGGGCATACCCTACACGCTGTCGACCGTCGCGACCCAAACTCCGGAAGATATTGGCGCGCATGTCGGCACCCAAGGCTGGTTTCAGCTCTATCCGCCGCGTGATCCGAAAATTCGCGACGACATTCTCAAACGCGCCAAACAATCGGGGTTCCATACGCTTGTTCTGACCGTCGATGTGCCCGTCGCATCCCGGCGCGAGCGGCAGACGCGCAGCGGGCTGACCAACCCGCCCAGACTGACGCCGCGCTTGGCCTTGCAAGCCGCGCGCTGCCCCACCTGGCTGAACGGGATCCGCAAAACGGGCATGCCCCGGATGAAGCTGATGGACAGCTACTCCAATGACCGCAGCGCCCTGCCCTCAAACCAGCATGTTGGCTATTTGCTGCGCACCTCGCCTGATTGGGATTATTTCAAAGCGCTGCGCGATGTCTGGGAGGGGCCGCTGGTGGTCAAAGGCGTCACCCGGGCCGAGGATGCCGCCCGCCTTGCCGATGAGGGCGCCGATGCCATTTGGGTCAGCAACCATGCCGGGCGTCAGTTCGACGGCGCCCCAGCAACGATTGAGGTCCTGCCCGCTATCCGCGCCGCCACCCGCCTGCCAATCATCTTTGACAGCGGCATTGAAGGCGGCCTGGACGTGATCCGCGCCTTGGCGCTTGGCGCGGATTTTGTCATGCTGGGGCGGGCATTTCACTATGGGCTCGGGGCCTTTGATTCTGCGGGGGCAGCCCATGTTATCGATATTCTGCGGCAAGACATGACCGCCAATATGGGGCAGTTGGGTGCTCAGTCGCTGCGTGAGTTAACGCCTGCCTTGCTAAAAACCTAA
- a CDS encoding Lrp/AsnC family transcriptional regulator: MSASDHIDQHILRVLSRDGRISNLMLAETVGLSPSACLRRVQELERRGVIQGYRARLDPAQTGRGYVVYVAVGLAEHTKAAQLGFEQAMEQAAEVTECHNVAGAFEYMLRVEAADLPAYKAFHTDVLGTVPHVRSITSYMVMGTPKDTRG; encoded by the coding sequence ATGTCTGCTTCGGATCATATTGACCAACATATATTGCGCGTTCTATCCCGGGATGGGCGGATCAGCAACTTGATGCTGGCCGAAACCGTGGGGCTATCCCCTTCCGCTTGCCTGCGGCGTGTGCAGGAGCTGGAGCGGCGCGGCGTGATCCAAGGCTATCGCGCCCGGCTTGATCCGGCGCAAACCGGACGGGGCTATGTGGTTTATGTCGCGGTGGGGCTGGCTGAGCATACGAAGGCCGCACAACTGGGCTTTGAGCAGGCGATGGAGCAGGCCGCAGAAGTCACCGAATGCCATAATGTGGCCGGAGCTTTCGAATACATGCTGCGGGTCGAGGCGGCGGATTTGCCGGCCTACAAGGCCTTTCATACGGATGTTCTGGGGACGGTTCCGCATGTGCGCTCGATCACCAGCTATATGGTGATGGGCACGCCGAAAGATACGCGGGGGTAG
- a CDS encoding LysE family translocator: MTYDLLLGLITFAFVSSITPGPNNLMLMASGANFGFRRTLPHMVGISLGHAFMVALVGLGLGQIFTAFPMAQFIMQWLSTLYLLYLAWKIATAAPPSEGNARGRPFTFLQAAAFQWVNPKAWYMAIYAVTNYTPEGTGLWPIFIVAGVFAATNQPSVAVWAGIGTQIKRLLTRPKLLRWFNGTMAVLLVLTLIPVWFST, translated from the coding sequence ATGACTTACGATCTACTTCTTGGCCTGATCACCTTCGCTTTTGTCAGCTCGATCACACCGGGGCCCAACAATCTGATGCTTATGGCCTCGGGAGCGAATTTCGGATTTCGCCGGACACTGCCGCATATGGTCGGGATATCACTGGGCCATGCCTTTATGGTTGCTCTGGTGGGCTTGGGGCTGGGACAGATATTCACCGCTTTCCCGATGGCGCAATTTATCATGCAGTGGCTGTCTACCCTCTATCTGCTTTATCTGGCCTGGAAAATCGCGACCGCCGCCCCGCCCAGCGAAGGGAACGCGCGCGGCAGGCCCTTTACCTTCCTGCAGGCCGCCGCCTTTCAATGGGTGAACCCCAAGGCGTGGTATATGGCGATTTATGCGGTCACCAATTATACGCCCGAAGGCACTGGGCTTTGGCCCATATTCATTGTGGCCGGTGTCTTTGCTGCGACCAACCAGCCCTCTGTGGCCGTCTGGGCAGGGATCGGAACGCAGATCAAACGGCTCCTGACACGGCCCAAGCTTTTACGCTGGTTCAACGGCACAATGGCAGTACTGCTGGTCCTCACCCTGATCCCCGTCTGGTTCAGCACGTAA
- a CDS encoding ATP-dependent helicase: MSGFTEDEAFEAAAVPLSQRAMAQHHMPYLDGLNPAQREAVETLQGPVLMLAGAGTGKTKALTTRIAHLLATGTARPHEILAVTFTNKAAREMKQRIGGLMGEAVEGMPWLGTFHAVCVKLLRRHAELIGENVSALDQIIEDPYDKGPVPRPPNQSLPKGASAANNGLHLKSNFTILDTDDQIRLLKQLLAASNIDEKRWPARMLSGIIDGWKNKAWTPDNVPVAESSAFDGKGVDLYAAYQRRLLELNAVDFGDILLHVVTIFQKHPDVLEQYQRWFRYILVDEYQDTNVSQYLWLRLLAQGHKNICCVGDDDQSIYGWRGAEVGNILRFEKDFPGAHVVRLEENYRSTPHILAAASGLIANNKNRLGKTLKTSQKDQGYRVRLMGEWDGDAEARWVGEKIEDHWAGRSEEAKNRFNPRLKNFGQELDRRAKAGLGPISEHDYIKQAFETGEVYRNLKTLNLVRALLKKNDPSSENMLGAVKDYRVNKFGLDEIAILVRASHQMRAFEDRFLSIGLPYRVIGGPRFYERMEIRDAMAYFRLAVSPTDDLAFERIVNTPKRGLGDKAQQTIQRTARSNGVSLLEGARLCCQGKLLGGKGLKELTILVDSVDRWTAQVRAEADTHVELAEMILDESGYTTFWQNDKTPEAPGRLENLKELVKALENFDNLQGFLEHVSLIMDNETEEAGEKVSIMTLHAAKGLEFPAVFLPGWEDGLFPSQRSMDESGLQGLEEERRLAYVGITRAEEICTISFAANRRVYGQWQSAMPSRFIDELPPDHVEVLTPPGLYGGGYGAAAAPASAVGSDLHDKAHKADVYNSPGWKRLQARSGQRGVSQPAEARNMTIDLDAVSAFTEGDRVFHQKFGYGEVMGIEGDKLEIEFDKAGAKHVVARFVVSADQADDVPF; the protein is encoded by the coding sequence ATGAGTGGATTCACCGAAGATGAGGCCTTTGAGGCCGCCGCTGTGCCCCTAAGTCAGCGCGCGATGGCGCAGCATCACATGCCCTATCTGGATGGGCTGAACCCGGCCCAACGCGAAGCGGTTGAGACGCTACAGGGTCCTGTTTTGATGCTGGCTGGCGCGGGCACCGGCAAGACAAAGGCGCTGACCACGCGCATCGCGCATCTTCTGGCCACGGGCACCGCCCGTCCGCATGAGATTTTGGCCGTTACCTTTACCAACAAAGCCGCGCGCGAGATGAAACAGCGCATTGGCGGGCTGATGGGTGAGGCGGTGGAGGGGATGCCATGGCTCGGCACATTCCACGCAGTTTGTGTCAAGCTGCTGCGGCGGCATGCGGAGTTGATTGGCGAAAACGTATCGGCTCTAGATCAAATCATCGAAGACCCTTATGACAAGGGTCCGGTACCTCGTCCCCCAAATCAAAGCCTGCCTAAGGGGGCGAGTGCTGCCAACAACGGGCTTCATCTAAAGTCCAATTTCACGATCCTCGACACCGATGATCAGATCCGTCTGCTCAAGCAGCTTTTGGCAGCGTCCAATATTGACGAAAAACGCTGGCCCGCGCGGATGCTGTCGGGGATTATCGATGGTTGGAAAAACAAGGCGTGGACGCCAGACAATGTGCCCGTTGCCGAAAGCAGCGCCTTTGATGGCAAGGGCGTCGACCTTTACGCCGCCTATCAGCGCCGGTTGCTTGAGCTGAATGCCGTCGATTTCGGGGATATTCTGCTACATGTAGTGACGATATTTCAAAAGCACCCCGATGTGCTTGAGCAATATCAGCGCTGGTTCCGCTATATCCTTGTGGACGAGTATCAGGATACTAATGTCTCCCAATATCTGTGGCTGCGGCTACTGGCGCAGGGGCATAAAAATATCTGCTGCGTGGGCGATGATGACCAGTCGATCTATGGTTGGCGCGGGGCCGAGGTGGGCAATATCCTGCGGTTTGAAAAGGATTTTCCGGGCGCGCATGTGGTGCGGCTTGAAGAAAATTATCGCTCAACGCCGCATATTCTGGCGGCCGCTTCGGGGCTTATCGCAAATAATAAAAATCGGCTGGGGAAGACGCTCAAGACCTCTCAGAAGGACCAAGGATACCGTGTCCGTTTAATGGGGGAATGGGACGGTGATGCAGAGGCAAGATGGGTTGGCGAGAAAATCGAAGATCATTGGGCGGGTCGCTCCGAGGAAGCAAAGAACCGGTTCAACCCTCGTCTGAAAAATTTTGGGCAAGAGTTAGACCGGCGTGCCAAAGCTGGATTGGGGCCAATTAGTGAACATGATTACATTAAGCAGGCGTTTGAAACCGGTGAGGTTTATCGAAATTTAAAGACCCTTAACCTTGTTCGTGCGTTGTTGAAGAAAAACGACCCATCGTCCGAGAACATGCTTGGGGCAGTAAAGGACTATCGAGTCAATAAATTTGGCTTGGATGAGATTGCCATTCTCGTCCGCGCCTCCCATCAGATGCGCGCCTTTGAAGACAGGTTTCTGTCCATCGGCCTGCCGTACCGGGTGATCGGCGGCCCGCGCTTTTATGAAAGGATGGAGATCCGCGATGCGATGGCCTATTTCCGGCTGGCCGTCAGCCCCACGGATGATCTGGCGTTTGAGCGGATTGTGAACACCCCCAAACGTGGCCTTGGGGATAAGGCCCAGCAGACCATTCAGCGCACGGCGCGCAGCAATGGTGTCAGCCTGCTTGAAGGCGCGCGCCTGTGCTGTCAGGGCAAATTGCTTGGCGGCAAGGGGCTGAAAGAGCTGACAATTCTGGTGGATTCGGTTGACCGCTGGACGGCCCAAGTGCGGGCCGAGGCCGATACCCATGTCGAACTGGCTGAGATGATCCTGGACGAAAGCGGCTACACCACCTTCTGGCAAAACGACAAAACGCCCGAGGCGCCGGGCCGGTTGGAAAACCTCAAGGAACTGGTCAAAGCGCTTGAAAACTTCGACAACCTGCAAGGGTTTCTCGAACATGTCAGCCTGATCATGGACAATGAAACCGAAGAGGCGGGCGAGAAGGTCAGCATTATGACCTTGCACGCGGCCAAGGGGCTTGAGTTTCCCGCTGTGTTCCTGCCGGGATGGGAAGACGGGCTGTTTCCCTCGCAGCGATCGATGGATGAAAGCGGGCTGCAAGGGCTCGAAGAAGAGCGCCGGCTGGCCTATGTCGGCATCACCCGCGCCGAAGAGATTTGCACGATTTCCTTTGCGGCCAACCGGCGCGTTTATGGGCAATGGCAATCGGCCATGCCTTCGCGGTTCATCGACGAATTACCGCCTGATCATGTCGAGGTGCTGACGCCCCCCGGCCTGTATGGCGGCGGATATGGGGCGGCTGCGGCCCCGGCAAGTGCGGTCGGGTCGGACCTGCATGACAAGGCGCATAAGGCCGATGTGTATAATTCGCCCGGTTGGAAGCGGCTGCAGGCCCGCAGCGGTCAGCGGGGTGTCTCGCAACCGGCTGAGGCGCGGAATATGACTATCGATCTGGATGCGGTGTCCGCTTTCACCGAAGGGGACCGGGTGTTTCACCAGAAATTTGGCTATGGCGAAGTGATGGGGATCGAGGGCGATAAGCTGGAGATCGAGTTTGACAAGGCGGGTGCCAAACATGTGGTGGCGCGCTTTGTTGTGAGTGCCGATCAGGCGGATGATGTGCCGTTCTAG
- a CDS encoding DUF2314 domain-containing protein yields MMRVLVMLSLAMATPAIAQSGDPTVGFTLDDRVMNAAIAEAQHSLPLFLCETVDDEGYGPEGGFVKVRVPVNPSRNEHEIIWVGPFAAWDSQNFAGFLANQPNAIDGMNRGDQLDFTYDMIVDWSWNDPKGNIYGHYTTRVIYEMQGQTDVLADFATPPFDATWSCE; encoded by the coding sequence ATGATGCGGGTTCTGGTCATGCTCAGCCTTGCGATGGCCACACCGGCCATTGCGCAAAGCGGCGATCCTACCGTTGGATTTACGCTTGATGATCGGGTGATGAACGCCGCGATTGCTGAGGCTCAGCATTCGCTGCCCCTGTTCTTATGTGAAACCGTCGATGACGAAGGCTATGGGCCCGAGGGCGGGTTCGTGAAGGTGCGCGTGCCAGTTAACCCCAGCCGGAATGAGCATGAAATCATTTGGGTCGGCCCCTTTGCGGCTTGGGACAGCCAGAACTTCGCTGGGTTTCTTGCCAATCAACCCAATGCGATTGATGGGATGAACCGTGGTGACCAGCTTGATTTCACCTATGACATGATCGTCGATTGGAGCTGGAACGACCCCAAAGGCAATATCTACGGGCATTACACCACCCGCGTGATCTATGAAATGCAAGGCCAGACGGATGTGTTGGCTGATTTCGCAACGCCCCCTTTTGACGCAACCTGGTCATGTGAATGA
- a CDS encoding VOC family protein — protein MKLALIAIVVPDYDEAIGFFVDVMGFDLLEDSDQGNGKRWVRVAPPNGSCAFLLARAVNDRQQQAIGNQGGGRVWLFLETDDFDRDYQALRSKGVHFEETPRSEPYGTVAVFQDPFGNRWDLIAFAN, from the coding sequence ATGAAGCTGGCGCTGATTGCGATTGTCGTTCCTGATTACGACGAGGCAATCGGCTTTTTTGTTGATGTGATGGGCTTTGATCTGCTCGAAGACAGTGATCAAGGCAATGGCAAGCGCTGGGTGCGCGTCGCGCCCCCAAACGGCAGCTGCGCATTTCTTCTGGCCCGGGCAGTGAATGACCGCCAGCAGCAGGCGATCGGCAATCAAGGCGGCGGCCGTGTTTGGCTGTTTTTAGAGACCGACGATTTTGACCGGGACTATCAGGCACTGCGTTCCAAGGGGGTTCATTTCGAAGAAACACCCCGGTCCGAGCCCTACGGCACCGTTGCGGTGTTTCAGGACCCGTTTGGAAACCGGTGGGATTTGATCGCGTTCGCCAACTAA
- a CDS encoding tyrosine-type recombinase/integrase: MPLEPCVRKDSKYFYAKGKVEYNGRPITRSYYKSTGSLTEAGARDWIARETEIQIRRHLFGEEKMFTFADAVLAYRATRTSAKQLIPITERIGHLPVADITEEQLKQLGPELKPDAATDTWWREIVTPARAVINNLHKLKRTPSIRVSHYTPEERNYQDKKRGKNSRVERKPSNKAWVEAFCDAADPHNAALARFMFETAARIDQAICIRPVVDVNAAEQRIRLKSQKGHKEVWVAITKEMMAEIEALPSKRTRNPRTGHLLEERLFGYGTATGYRKRWITICKKAGIPYLSAHAAGRHGFFTELVVRQKVDPVTAAKAGRWSDPTLPLSTYAHSETDEEEIRRRFRTKPKQKRKSKASKKLKKKGKDNVE; the protein is encoded by the coding sequence ATGCCTCTCGAACCGTGCGTCCGCAAAGACAGCAAATACTTCTACGCGAAGGGTAAAGTCGAATACAACGGCAGACCAATCACCCGCTCATACTACAAAAGCACTGGCTCACTTACGGAAGCTGGCGCACGGGACTGGATAGCACGCGAAACTGAAATTCAGATTCGTCGACATCTTTTCGGCGAAGAAAAGATGTTCACGTTTGCTGACGCGGTACTCGCATATCGAGCAACTAGAACCTCCGCAAAACAGCTCATTCCGATAACTGAGAGGATCGGGCACTTACCTGTGGCTGACATAACCGAGGAACAACTTAAGCAGCTGGGGCCAGAGCTTAAGCCAGACGCTGCGACAGATACTTGGTGGCGTGAGATTGTCACTCCAGCGCGAGCGGTCATCAACAATCTGCATAAGTTGAAGCGGACACCATCAATCCGCGTAAGTCATTACACACCTGAGGAGCGCAACTACCAAGACAAAAAACGTGGAAAGAACAGCCGGGTAGAAAGAAAGCCGTCAAACAAAGCTTGGGTAGAAGCGTTTTGCGATGCTGCGGATCCACACAATGCCGCGTTGGCTCGCTTCATGTTCGAAACAGCCGCTCGTATCGACCAAGCAATCTGCATTAGGCCGGTCGTCGACGTGAATGCTGCAGAACAAAGGATTCGACTGAAGTCGCAAAAGGGCCACAAGGAGGTTTGGGTAGCCATAACCAAAGAGATGATGGCAGAGATTGAGGCGCTTCCCTCAAAGCGAACAAGAAATCCTCGAACTGGCCACCTGCTAGAGGAACGTCTCTTTGGATATGGAACCGCCACAGGATATCGGAAACGCTGGATAACAATCTGTAAGAAGGCGGGAATTCCGTATTTGTCAGCGCACGCAGCAGGGCGCCACGGTTTTTTTACCGAATTGGTGGTACGTCAAAAGGTTGATCCAGTTACCGCTGCCAAGGCTGGGAGGTGGTCCGACCCGACGCTTCCGCTTAGCACCTATGCCCATTCTGAGACCGATGAAGAGGAAATTCGACGTCGATTTCGGACAAAACCCAAACAGAAGCGGAAGTCAAAAGCTTCTAAGAAATTGAAAAAGAAAGGAAAAGATAATGTTGAATAG
- a CDS encoding helix-turn-helix transcriptional regulator: MGDISALGDRLSTLRKAAGLSQSEIAEKLGISRSSYQYYERNERDLPASLLLKLCELFDDDAHRILTGQPSSLIMRRIEEISAVIDEYEEDVDAEFKPDARLRVMTKVLRDDFRSHPSSTRSEVKDEIDSLYRMLK, translated from the coding sequence TTGGGAGACATTTCTGCACTCGGAGATCGATTATCAACGCTCCGAAAGGCTGCTGGCCTGTCGCAAAGTGAGATCGCTGAAAAGCTGGGCATCAGTCGCAGCAGTTATCAATACTACGAGCGGAACGAGCGTGACCTGCCCGCTTCACTTCTTTTGAAGCTTTGCGAGCTGTTTGATGACGACGCCCATCGCATTTTGACCGGACAACCATCTTCGCTCATCATGAGGCGGATTGAGGAAATTTCTGCCGTGATCGACGAGTATGAAGAAGACGTCGATGCGGAGTTCAAACCTGACGCCCGGCTCCGCGTCATGACCAAAGTGCTACGCGATGATTTCCGTTCGCACCCTTCCTCAACCCGCAGCGAGGTCAAAGATGAAATTGATAGTTTGTATAGGATGCTGAAATGA